A DNA window from Mucilaginibacter xinganensis contains the following coding sequences:
- a CDS encoding CDP-alcohol phosphatidyltransferase family protein encodes MEQQTSVRTNLQLGIYKVIDPVVKVFIKLGLTPNAVTSIGFVLNVGVAVIFIIGAEEGNRGDLTYVGWAGGLILFAGLFDMLDGQVARLGNMKSTFGALYDSVLDRYSELIMFLGICYYLVGHHYFLSSIFAFIALIGSMMVSYVRARAEGLGIECKGGLMQRPERVVTIGLCAMLCGLTSLYIGGDYKLYIPGVKFHIFETMSIFTIPIAAVAILTNITAFKRLIDAKKSLLEQQ; translated from the coding sequence ATGGAACAGCAAACATCTGTACGTACTAATCTCCAGTTGGGCATCTATAAGGTTATAGATCCTGTTGTGAAAGTTTTTATAAAACTTGGTCTTACGCCTAATGCCGTTACATCAATTGGATTTGTGCTAAACGTAGGTGTGGCTGTGATATTTATAATTGGTGCGGAAGAAGGAAACCGAGGCGATCTTACTTACGTGGGATGGGCCGGCGGCCTTATACTTTTTGCCGGATTGTTTGACATGCTTGACGGACAGGTAGCCAGGCTTGGAAACATGAAATCAACCTTCGGGGCACTATACGACTCGGTATTAGACCGCTACAGCGAATTAATTATGTTTTTAGGAATTTGCTACTACCTGGTTGGTCATCATTATTTTTTAAGCTCCATATTTGCATTTATTGCACTTATAGGGTCAATGATGGTGAGTTATGTAAGGGCACGTGCAGAGGGCCTTGGTATTGAATGCAAAGGCGGTTTAATGCAGCGGCCTGAGCGCGTGGTTACTATTGGTTTATGTGCAATGCTTTGCGGCTTAACTTCCCTGTACATTGGCGGCGATTACAAGCTTTATATCCCGGGAGTTAAATTTCACATTTTTGAAACCATGTCGATATTTACCATTCCAATTGCAGCGGTGGCAATACTTACAAACATTACCGCTTTTAAAAGATTGATAGACGCCAAAAAATCGCTGCTGGAACAACAATAA
- a CDS encoding DUF5686 and carboxypeptidase-like regulatory domain-containing protein, with protein sequence MNYTYLYKRLLLSGIFLLFSSILFAQTTVVSGTVTDASNKQPMPFVTVAFAGTTIGAPTNNDGKFNISTDGVVKQIKVSFLGYKDVFLPVKQGVTQEINVRLVPVANQLNEVVVTSGKKPKYRNKDNPAVELIRKVIENKEKNRPESYPYVEYKEYDKMQFSLSNVSPTLADKKFFRKYAFVINNRDSTTVPGKSLLPIFLNEKVSQYYYRKSPEKEKTVILGEKNVNFGGSVDSEGLGAYFKHMYYKVDIYDNTVFLMTNNFLSPIANSSPTFYKFFITDTVAFKNTKLIELSFTPRNTADMLFVGKLYITLDGNYAVEKVELNINKNINLNFVNSMKVNQEFEQNPDGRFHLSKSTTLADFGFTKNKKGGLFGIRTITYGNYEVNKQRPDTTYQNQELAESDEVKHRSEQFWEQNRLDTLSIAESKVYKNVDSLRNMPSFRRTMDIATLVLAGYKGFGGFELGPANTFYSFNPVEGFKLRLGGRTTPELSKRYYFETYGAYGFKDERFKYFLSATYSLNNKSIYKFPQDYIRVSTQYDTHIPGANLQFVQEDNFLLSFKRGQNDKYLYDRNYNFDYVHEFESHFSYHLSLKRLTQAPAGSLYFLNTVGDNTSNVVKDLTTTEVGLSLRYAPKEQFYQGKIYRTPIPSKYPVFSLDYTAGLKNVLGSAYGYQNLHLQMDKRFYLSYLGYADVTVEGAKTFGQVPYPLLDIFRANQTYAYDIYSYNLMNFLEFVGDHYASINIDQHFVGFFFNKIPLLKKLKWREVASFKAIYGGLSDQNNPALHPSLYQFPVSATGQPITYALGNTPYVEGSVGIENIFKFVRIDLVRRFTYLDHPDVSKMGIRARVKFDF encoded by the coding sequence ATGAATTATACATACTTATATAAGAGGTTACTACTATCCGGTATCTTCTTGCTTTTTTCTTCAATATTGTTTGCGCAAACCACGGTGGTTAGCGGCACCGTTACTGATGCCAGCAACAAACAGCCCATGCCCTTTGTAACGGTAGCCTTTGCGGGCACCACAATTGGCGCTCCTACCAATAACGACGGTAAATTTAATATCAGCACTGATGGGGTTGTTAAACAGATCAAAGTTTCGTTCCTTGGTTATAAAGACGTTTTTCTTCCGGTTAAACAGGGTGTTACTCAAGAAATAAATGTACGGCTGGTGCCGGTTGCAAATCAATTGAACGAGGTTGTAGTTACTTCAGGTAAAAAACCGAAGTACCGCAATAAAGATAACCCAGCGGTAGAATTGATCCGTAAGGTTATTGAAAACAAAGAAAAGAACCGCCCCGAAAGCTATCCATATGTGGAGTATAAAGAGTACGATAAAATGCAGTTTTCATTAAGCAATGTTTCACCAACTTTAGCTGATAAAAAGTTTTTTCGTAAGTATGCATTTGTTATAAACAATCGCGACAGCACAACGGTACCGGGTAAGTCATTGTTGCCTATTTTTTTGAATGAAAAAGTTTCGCAGTACTACTACCGTAAAAGTCCTGAGAAGGAAAAAACGGTTATTTTAGGGGAGAAAAACGTAAATTTTGGCGGATCGGTTGATAGTGAGGGTTTAGGTGCCTATTTTAAGCACATGTACTATAAGGTTGATATTTATGACAATACAGTCTTCCTGATGACCAATAACTTTTTAAGCCCTATTGCTAACTCATCACCTACGTTTTACAAGTTTTTTATAACAGATACTGTTGCGTTTAAAAACACCAAGCTTATTGAGTTGAGTTTTACCCCGCGTAATACCGCCGATATGCTTTTTGTTGGAAAGCTTTATATCACACTTGATGGTAACTATGCAGTAGAAAAGGTTGAGCTTAATATCAATAAAAATATCAACCTTAACTTTGTTAATTCAATGAAAGTGAACCAGGAGTTTGAACAAAATCCTGATGGTCGCTTTCACCTGAGCAAAAGTACTACGCTTGCTGACTTTGGTTTTACCAAGAACAAAAAGGGCGGCTTATTTGGGATAAGAACCATTACTTATGGCAATTACGAGGTGAATAAACAACGTCCCGATACTACTTACCAAAACCAGGAACTTGCAGAGTCTGATGAAGTAAAACATAGAAGCGAGCAATTCTGGGAGCAAAACCGTTTGGATACGCTTAGCATTGCTGAATCTAAAGTTTATAAAAATGTAGATAGCCTGCGTAACATGCCTTCATTTAGGCGTACCATGGATATCGCCACATTGGTATTAGCCGGCTATAAAGGCTTTGGCGGATTTGAATTAGGCCCTGCAAATACGTTTTATAGCTTTAACCCCGTTGAAGGTTTTAAACTCCGCCTCGGCGGCCGTACAACGCCAGAATTGAGTAAACGTTATTACTTTGAAACATACGGAGCTTATGGCTTTAAAGATGAACGTTTTAAATATTTCTTAAGTGCAACCTACTCGCTTAATAATAAATCTATCTACAAATTCCCGCAGGATTACATCAGGGTAAGCACGCAATATGACACGCATATCCCCGGCGCAAACCTGCAGTTTGTACAGGAAGACAACTTCTTACTTTCGTTTAAACGTGGCCAAAATGATAAGTACCTGTATGACAGGAATTACAACTTTGATTATGTACATGAATTTGAAAGTCACTTCTCCTATCACCTGAGCTTGAAAAGACTTACCCAGGCCCCCGCCGGTTCCCTTTACTTTTTAAATACAGTTGGCGACAATACCTCAAACGTGGTTAAGGACCTTACAACAACTGAAGTGGGTTTATCCTTAAGATATGCCCCTAAGGAGCAGTTTTACCAGGGCAAAATATACCGCACGCCAATACCAAGTAAGTACCCTGTATTTTCGCTTGACTACACCGCGGGTTTAAAGAATGTTTTAGGCAGTGCTTATGGCTATCAAAACCTTCATTTGCAGATGGATAAGCGTTTTTATCTTTCGTATTTAGGTTATGCCGACGTTACAGTTGAGGGTGCAAAAACCTTTGGGCAGGTTCCGTATCCCCTGCTGGATATATTCCGGGCCAACCAGACATATGCGTACGATATTTACTCCTACAACTTAATGAACTTCCTGGAATTTGTTGGCGATCATTATGCCAGTATCAATATCGATCAGCATTTTGTTGGGTTCTTCTTTAATAAAATTCCTTTATTAAAAAAATTAAAATGGCGTGAAGTTGCCTCATTCAAAGCAATTTACGGTGGATTATCTGACCAGAATAACCCGGCGCTGCATCCTTCTCTATATCAATTCCCGGTATCAGCAACCGGTCAGCCTATAACCTATGCATTAGGAAACACACCTTATGTAGAAGGTAGTGTTGGCATAGAAAATATATTTAAATTTGTGAGGATTGATTTGGTTAGAAGATTTACGTATTTAGATCATCCTGATGTTTCAAAAATGGGGATCCGGGCGCGGGTAAAATTTGATTTTTAA
- a CDS encoding inositol-3-phosphate synthase encodes MKTNIKPANGKLGILIPGLGAVATTMIAGVEAVKKGISQPIGSLTQMGSIRLGKRTENRYPKVKDFVPLAKLDDIVFGGWDVYSDNVFEAATKAKVLEAELLNAVKAELEVVVPMKAAFDKNYAKNLIGTHVKTGTRYEMAQEVMNDITTFKEKNGCDRIVLIWCGSTEIYYEATEIHQTLAKFEQALLDDDKRISPSMIYAYAALKMGIPFANGAPNLTVDIPAMIELAKLTETPIAGKDFKTGQTLMKTILAPGLAARSLGVRGWFSTNILGNRDGLVLDDPDNFKTKEVSKLGVLEDILRPEDNPELYGDLYHKIRIDYYPPHGDNKESWDNIDIFGWLGYKMQIKINFLCRDSILAAPIALDLALFSDLAKRSGMSGIQEWLSFYLKSPQTAEGLPPENDIFKQLIKLQNTLRHLMGEDLITHLGLDYYQELVDVL; translated from the coding sequence ATGAAAACTAATATTAAGCCAGCTAATGGCAAATTAGGTATTTTAATTCCGGGTTTGGGAGCCGTTGCCACTACAATGATTGCCGGCGTTGAGGCCGTTAAGAAAGGGATATCGCAACCTATTGGGTCTTTAACCCAAATGGGCAGCATTAGACTGGGAAAAAGAACAGAAAACAGGTACCCGAAAGTAAAAGACTTTGTTCCGTTAGCAAAATTGGACGATATAGTATTTGGCGGATGGGATGTATATTCAGATAATGTTTTCGAAGCTGCTACAAAAGCTAAAGTTCTTGAAGCGGAGTTATTGAACGCTGTAAAAGCTGAGTTGGAAGTTGTGGTACCCATGAAGGCTGCATTTGACAAAAACTATGCAAAAAACCTTATAGGCACGCACGTTAAAACCGGTACCCGTTATGAAATGGCCCAGGAGGTGATGAATGACATCACAACCTTTAAAGAAAAAAATGGTTGTGACAGGATCGTGTTGATCTGGTGCGGATCAACCGAAATATATTACGAGGCAACAGAAATCCACCAAACACTGGCTAAATTTGAGCAGGCTTTGCTTGATGATGATAAGCGCATTTCGCCCAGCATGATTTACGCCTACGCAGCTTTAAAAATGGGTATTCCATTTGCAAATGGTGCTCCAAATTTAACCGTTGATATCCCTGCCATGATAGAGTTGGCTAAATTGACTGAAACCCCAATTGCCGGTAAGGATTTTAAAACGGGCCAAACTTTAATGAAAACTATCCTGGCACCAGGATTGGCTGCACGTTCATTAGGCGTTAGGGGTTGGTTCTCAACCAATATTTTAGGAAATCGCGATGGTTTAGTATTGGATGACCCCGATAACTTTAAAACCAAAGAAGTTTCAAAACTTGGTGTATTGGAAGACATTTTAAGGCCTGAAGATAATCCTGAACTTTACGGCGATCTTTACCACAAAATCCGTATTGACTATTATCCGCCACATGGTGATAACAAAGAAAGCTGGGACAACATCGATATTTTTGGCTGGTTAGGTTATAAAATGCAAATTAAGATCAATTTCCTTTGCCGCGACTCTATTTTAGCTGCTCCTATTGCTTTGGATCTTGCTTTGTTTAGCGACCTTGCTAAAAGATCAGGAATGAGCGGCATCCAGGAATGGTTGTCATTCTACCTTAAGTCACCACAAACTGCTGAAGGTTTACCTCCGGAAAACGATATTTTCAAACAGTTGATTAAATTACAAAACACCCTGCGCCACTTAATGGGCGAAGATTTAATTACCCACCTGGGCCTTGACTATTACCAGGAACTGGTTGATGTATTATAA